One genomic segment of Pandoraea thiooxydans includes these proteins:
- a CDS encoding Fe(3+) ABC transporter substrate-binding protein yields MNGLFLRLGAPLLAAIVCAANVHAQDRVLNLYSARHYQADEALYRDFTAETGIKINRIEADDNAIFERLRSEGQRSPADVILMVDAARLAAAQRAGLFQPIKSPVLAQRIPAKWHAGDSSQGVEWFGFSTRARVIVYNKDTIRPKDVATYASLANPKNRGKVCTRSGAHPYMLSLVSALIARNGEAATEAWARGMVANAARPPRGGDTDQIKAVASGECGAALTNSYYYVRLARSPRPQDRALMSRVGFIWPDQNGQGTHLNVAGAGVARHAPHRAAAIKFLEYLASDRAQAYFANGNNEWPVVKTVQLDNPTLAALGNFKAETVPIGAIAAGVPAAQRILDRVGYR; encoded by the coding sequence ATGAATGGACTGTTTCTCAGGCTGGGCGCTCCGCTGTTGGCCGCGATTGTGTGTGCCGCCAACGTTCACGCGCAGGATCGCGTGCTGAACCTCTATTCGGCCCGGCATTATCAGGCCGATGAAGCCCTCTACCGCGATTTCACGGCGGAAACCGGCATCAAAATAAACCGCATCGAAGCTGACGACAATGCGATTTTCGAGCGCTTGAGAAGCGAGGGGCAACGCAGTCCCGCGGACGTGATCCTGATGGTCGATGCGGCTCGTCTGGCCGCCGCCCAGCGTGCCGGGCTGTTTCAGCCAATCAAATCGCCGGTGCTGGCCCAGCGGATTCCCGCCAAGTGGCATGCGGGCGATAGCTCGCAAGGCGTCGAATGGTTCGGGTTTTCCACGCGCGCGCGCGTGATTGTCTACAACAAGGACACCATCAGGCCGAAGGACGTCGCCACCTATGCGTCGCTGGCCAATCCGAAAAACCGCGGCAAGGTCTGCACCCGCTCGGGGGCGCATCCGTACATGTTGTCGCTGGTCAGCGCGCTCATCGCGCGCAATGGCGAGGCGGCCACCGAGGCGTGGGCGCGCGGCATGGTGGCCAACGCTGCGCGCCCGCCTCGTGGAGGCGATACCGATCAGATCAAGGCGGTCGCCAGCGGCGAGTGCGGCGCGGCACTGACCAACTCTTATTATTATGTGCGCCTGGCGCGCTCGCCGCGACCGCAGGATCGGGCGTTGATGTCGCGGGTCGGCTTCATATGGCCGGACCAGAACGGGCAGGGCACGCACTTGAACGTCGCGGGCGCCGGCGTGGCCCGGCACGCGCCGCACCGTGCCGCGGCGATCAAATTCCTCGAGTATCTGGCCAGCGATCGGGCGCAGGCGTATTTCGCCAATGGCAACAATGAATGGCCAGTCGTCAAGACGGTGCAGTTGGACAATCCGACACTGGCCGCATTGGGCAATTTCAAGGCCGAGACGGTGCCGATCGGCGCGATTGCCGCCGGCGTGCCGGCCGCACAGCGAATTCTCGATCGGGTGGGCTATCGCTGA
- a CDS encoding patatin-like phospholipase family protein codes for MPRGISRSLPVVLACLLSACASPPRPTIAPRPLAQHVQPASPAGIPPATPRHLKIGLALGGGAARGFAHIGVIKALEARGIHPDLIVGTSAGSVVGALYASGLTGLQLNRIAISMDEAAISDWALPFRSRGMLRGVALQDYVNHLLHNRPIERMPIPLGIVATDLQTGQPILFRRGNTGMAVRASSSVPTLFEPVRIAGHDYVDGGLVAPVPAEYARRMGADFVIAVDISAQPTAQATGNSLDVLLQTFAIMGQSIKQYELTQNADVVIRPALASMRADDFHARNQAILAGEAAVARDWPEIERKLASAQQTLNVAATRDNRAVRSQ; via the coding sequence ATACCTCGCGGGATTTCCCGTTCTTTGCCAGTCGTTCTCGCGTGCCTGTTGAGCGCCTGCGCAAGCCCTCCCCGCCCGACGATCGCACCACGGCCGCTGGCGCAGCACGTCCAGCCCGCCTCGCCTGCCGGCATACCACCTGCCACGCCACGCCATCTGAAAATCGGCTTGGCATTGGGCGGTGGCGCGGCGCGGGGCTTCGCGCACATCGGCGTCATCAAGGCGCTGGAGGCGCGCGGCATTCATCCGGATCTGATCGTGGGCACCAGCGCCGGCAGCGTGGTCGGCGCGCTATACGCATCGGGCTTGACCGGTCTTCAACTCAACCGCATCGCGATTTCGATGGACGAGGCCGCGATCAGCGACTGGGCATTGCCGTTTCGCTCTCGCGGCATGCTGCGCGGCGTGGCCCTGCAGGACTATGTCAATCATCTGCTGCACAATCGCCCGATCGAGCGCATGCCGATACCGCTGGGCATCGTGGCCACGGACCTGCAGACCGGTCAGCCGATTCTATTCCGGCGCGGCAACACGGGCATGGCGGTGCGCGCCTCGAGCAGCGTGCCGACGCTTTTCGAGCCGGTTCGCATCGCCGGGCACGATTACGTCGATGGCGGTCTGGTGGCACCGGTGCCGGCCGAATACGCTCGTCGCATGGGCGCTGATTTCGTGATCGCCGTGGATATCTCCGCTCAGCCAACGGCCCAGGCGACCGGCAACTCGCTCGACGTGCTGTTGCAGACCTTCGCGATCATGGGGCAATCGATCAAGCAATACGAACTCACTCAAAATGCCGACGTCGTCATTCGCCCCGCGCTGGCGTCGATGCGGGCCGACGATTTCCACGCCCGCAATCAGGCGATCCTGGCCGGCGAGGCGGCAGTCGCCCGCGATTGGCCCGAGATCGAGCGCAAACTGGCAAGTGCGCAACAGACCCTGAATGTGGCCGCAACCCGGGACAATCGCGCGGTCCGGTCCCAATAA
- a CDS encoding C40 family peptidase produces the protein MQSAQIAKILKALNAQDATASQTPSGQASQVADAPKPARKFLSNVADKASEVVLGALNMIGVRYKWGGNTPDSGLDCSGFVRYVFQDTLGFLLPRRAVEMSRVGQRVASNDLKPGDLVFFDTTRRRQVSHVGIYIGDNKFVHSPATGGEIRIDDLHQAYWLRRFEGARRVRMLNTKADVTPPDLKRVQELFKHNPPM, from the coding sequence ATGCAGTCCGCTCAGATTGCAAAAATTCTGAAGGCGCTGAACGCGCAGGATGCTACCGCATCGCAAACGCCATCTGGTCAGGCCAGTCAAGTGGCTGACGCGCCGAAGCCGGCCCGCAAATTCCTCTCGAATGTTGCCGATAAAGCCAGCGAGGTTGTCCTCGGGGCGTTGAACATGATCGGGGTGCGCTACAAATGGGGCGGCAATACGCCCGATAGCGGGCTCGACTGCAGCGGCTTCGTGCGTTACGTATTCCAGGACACGCTGGGTTTTCTGCTGCCTCGTCGCGCGGTCGAGATGAGTCGTGTCGGTCAGCGTGTCGCGTCGAACGACCTCAAGCCCGGCGATCTGGTGTTTTTCGATACGACCCGCCGGCGCCAGGTCTCTCACGTCGGTATCTACATCGGCGACAACAAATTCGTGCATTCGCCCGCCACCGGCGGAGAAATTCGCATCGACGATTTGCATCAGGCCTATTGGTTGCGACGCTTCGAAGGTGCGCGCCGGGTGCGCATGCTCAACACCAAGGCGGATGTCACGCCGCCGGATCTGAAGCGTGTGCAGGAACTGTTCAAGCACAACCCGCCGATGTAA